In Halorhabdus rudnickae, the following proteins share a genomic window:
- a CDS encoding translation initiation factor IF-2 subunit beta: protein MEYDDMLDRAIEETPDIESGSDRFDVPDPDVRQEGNVTVYENFQATTRRLDREDDHVMKFLQDELGTSGHIDESGRARLTGEFRQRRIADAIDAYTDEFVICSECGLPDTQLVREQGAILLRCEACGARSATSG, encoded by the coding sequence ATGGAATACGACGACATGCTCGACCGGGCGATCGAGGAGACGCCAGACATCGAGTCAGGGTCCGATCGGTTCGATGTCCCGGATCCGGATGTCCGCCAAGAGGGTAACGTCACCGTCTACGAGAACTTCCAGGCGACGACCCGGCGTCTCGACCGCGAGGACGATCACGTCATGAAGTTCCTGCAGGACGAACTGGGAACGAGCGGTCATATCGACGAGAGCGGCCGTGCACGTCTGACTGGCGAGTTTCGCCAGCGTCGCATCGCGGACGCGATCGATGCCTACACCGACGAGTTCGTCATCTGTTCGGAGTGTGGACTGCCGGACACACAACTGGTGCGCGAACAGGGTGCGATCCTGCTACGGTGTGAGGCCTGTGGCGCTCGATCGGCAACTAGCGGGTGA
- a CDS encoding DUF7836 family putative zinc-binding protein, with the protein MEEAYVRLLCPDCTKEWQSTPRDLPAPEHTFRCPECDEQRRLSEFMRTEHDLETLRELQ; encoded by the coding sequence ATGGAAGAAGCGTACGTTCGCCTATTGTGTCCTGACTGTACCAAAGAGTGGCAATCCACGCCCCGAGACCTCCCCGCCCCCGAGCACACGTTCCGATGCCCGGAATGTGACGAACAACGACGACTTTCGGAGTTCATGCGCACCGAACACGATCTGGAAACGTTGCGCGAACTGCAGTGA
- the trxA gene encoding thioredoxin has product MTDAEDIEAIKQRKKEQLMHQDEPEASQQQAPNEPIHVESTDEFDSIVDDHDVVFVDFYADWCGPCKMLEPIVEDLAAETDAAVAKVDVDAHQKLASRFQVRGVPTTVLFAGGEVAEQVVGVRDQSHYTSLIERHTA; this is encoded by the coding sequence ATGACCGACGCCGAGGACATCGAAGCGATCAAACAACGCAAGAAAGAGCAACTCATGCACCAGGACGAACCCGAAGCGAGCCAGCAGCAAGCACCGAACGAGCCGATTCACGTCGAAAGTACCGACGAGTTCGATTCGATTGTCGACGACCACGATGTCGTGTTCGTCGACTTCTACGCGGACTGGTGTGGTCCGTGCAAGATGCTCGAACCGATCGTCGAAGACCTGGCCGCCGAGACCGACGCCGCGGTCGCCAAAGTCGACGTCGACGCCCACCAGAAACTCGCCAGCCGATTCCAGGTGCGGGGCGTCCCGACGACCGTGCTGTTCGCCGGTGGCGAGGTCGCCGAGCAGGTCGTCGGCGTCCGGGACCAGAGCCACTACACGTCGTTGATCGAACGACACACCGCCTGA
- a CDS encoding helix-turn-helix domain-containing protein, with protein sequence MSASMAEYLKQDMECEGLLECIHGLKELDKEVFRTLTQTDEPLTIDEIADAVDRERSTAYRAVQRLLQSGFIQKEQVNYEQGGYYHVYHPTDPEQVADEMQRTLNDWYAKMGQLISEFRQKYDSEITIDGEHS encoded by the coding sequence ATGTCAGCGTCAATGGCCGAGTATCTCAAACAGGACATGGAGTGTGAGGGGCTACTGGAGTGCATTCATGGGCTCAAGGAACTCGACAAGGAGGTCTTCAGGACCTTGACCCAAACGGACGAGCCGCTGACGATCGACGAGATCGCCGACGCGGTCGATCGCGAGCGGTCGACAGCCTATCGGGCAGTCCAGCGCCTCCTCCAGTCGGGGTTTATCCAGAAAGAACAAGTCAACTACGAGCAGGGGGGATACTACCACGTCTACCATCCGACCGATCCCGAGCAGGTCGCAGACGAAATGCAACGGACGCTCAACGACTGGTACGCGAAGATGGGCCAACTCATCAGCGAGTTCCGTCAGAAGTACGACTCCGAAATCACTATCGACGGCGAGCACAGTTGA
- a CDS encoding DnaJ domain-containing protein — translation MVRTFYDVLEISPGASDEDVKAAYRERLKDTHPDVCDDASTTDAVKAVIEAGDILTDEEERQRYDRLGHETYVDVTDTHDPTESVKSAENESGQATASPDADTRDFASEPNETGHREQTDRADHDRSTGQSETGHRRQSGGVDNDFAAGRARTNHRRQAGATDSATANVNPGGVDWASRTRAPSYESTSTSGYAGPRSERSILLLSTLIAYPVLAVSSLVPQLPLVFRLVIGGCAIALVIYLVAVPSISIPVFSFWTLITGVVIALGKISVLSIETLGALVATAGPLALAVFSYRWL, via the coding sequence ATGGTCCGGACGTTCTACGACGTCCTAGAGATCTCCCCCGGTGCCTCTGACGAGGACGTCAAAGCTGCGTACCGCGAGCGGCTCAAAGATACGCATCCGGACGTGTGTGACGATGCATCCACGACCGATGCGGTCAAAGCTGTGATCGAGGCAGGCGACATCCTTACCGATGAGGAAGAGCGACAGCGCTACGATCGTCTCGGACACGAGACCTATGTGGACGTCACGGACACCCACGATCCGACCGAATCGGTGAAATCGGCCGAGAACGAGTCAGGCCAGGCGACCGCCAGCCCCGACGCGGATACCCGCGACTTTGCGTCCGAGCCAAACGAAACCGGACACCGAGAACAAACCGACAGGGCCGATCACGACCGTTCTACCGGCCAGTCTGAAACCGGACACCGAAGACAATCCGGCGGAGTTGATAATGATTTTGCGGCCGGGCGTGCGAGGACCAACCATCGGCGACAGGCCGGGGCGACAGACAGTGCGACCGCGAACGTAAATCCGGGAGGCGTCGACTGGGCGAGCCGTACCCGGGCGCCCTCCTATGAGTCGACCTCGACGTCCGGGTACGCCGGGCCGCGGAGTGAACGATCGATCCTCCTGCTATCGACGCTGATAGCCTACCCAGTTCTTGCCGTGTCGAGTCTCGTGCCACAGCTCCCGCTAGTATTCAGGCTCGTTATCGGTGGCTGTGCTATCGCACTGGTGATCTATCTCGTGGCGGTTCCGTCGATCAGTATTCCTGTCTTCAGTTTCTGGACGCTGATCACCGGCGTTGTCATCGCCCTCGGAAAGATATCTGTCCTGTCGATCGAAACGCTCGGGGCGCTCGTCGCGACTGCCGGCCCTCTGGCCCTAGCGGTGTTTTCGTATCGCTGGCTCTGA